The genomic stretch ACGCCATAAGCGGAAACGCTCATTTTTCAGCTCAAAGTGAAGAAGAAACATTAGCAAATGTCAGGAAATTACTGTCTTATTTACCTCAAAATAATCATGAACAACCACCATGTGTTACTGTTCAATCTTCCAATGATGATCGTCCAAATTTACTTCATATCGTACCAGATAATCCTACACGCCCTTATGATATTCGCCTTGTGATTCAAGAAATTGTAGATCATAACACCTTTTTTGAAGTTCACCGGGATTTTGCGAAAAATATTGTTGTTGGCCTTGCTAGAATAGAAGGGAAAACAGTTGGATTAGTATGCAATCAGCCACGCATTATGGCAGGTGGACTTGATATTAATTCTTCAGATAAAGCTGCTCGCTTCATTCGTTTTTGTGACTGTTTTAATATTCCGCTTATCACGCTTGAAGATGTAACAGGGTTCTTTCCTGGTGTAAAACAAGAGCATGGTGGTATCATAAGACATGGAGCAAAAATTTTATATGCTTATTCAGAAGCAACAGTACCCAAGTTAACCGTTATTTTACGTAAAGCGTACGGTGGAGCGTATGTTGCTCTAAACAGCAAAGCAATAGGTGCAGATCTCGTGTACGCATGGCCTCATGCTGAAGTTGCCGTTATGGGGCCTGAAGGAGCTGCAAACATCATCTTCGCTCAAGAGATCGCTAATAGCAGTAATCCTGAAGAAACAAGAAAAAGCAAAATTGAAGAATACCGAGAAAAATTTGCAAATCCTTTTGTTGCTGCAAGTCTTGGGATGATTGATGACGTTATTGACCCAAGAGAAACGCGAATAAAATTGAAGAAGGCACTTGAAATGCTTCGTCACAAAAAAGAAGAGCGTCCAGCGAAAAAACATGGAAATATTCCACTGTAACACCTACAAACTAAGGAGGAGTACATAATGAAAATTAATGAACAACGTTTAGTAGACACATTTTTACA from Priestia filamentosa encodes the following:
- a CDS encoding acyl-CoA carboxylase subunit beta, which gives rise to MYEKLYRLHDKKEAVELGGGKEAIEKQHKKNKLTARERIDLLLDEDSFVELNPFIKHRCHDFGLHEKEAPGEGVVTGYGKIMGRPIYLFSQDFTVFGGALGEMHAKKITHVMDLAAKTGVPFIGLNDSGGARIQEGVASLDGYGHVFYRNVIYSGVIPQISVIMGPCAGGAVYSPAITDFVFMVEERSQMFITGPKVIETVTGEKIAAEDLGGAHVHNAISGNAHFSAQSEEETLANVRKLLSYLPQNNHEQPPCVTVQSSNDDRPNLLHIVPDNPTRPYDIRLVIQEIVDHNTFFEVHRDFAKNIVVGLARIEGKTVGLVCNQPRIMAGGLDINSSDKAARFIRFCDCFNIPLITLEDVTGFFPGVKQEHGGIIRHGAKILYAYSEATVPKLTVILRKAYGGAYVALNSKAIGADLVYAWPHAEVAVMGPEGAANIIFAQEIANSSNPEETRKSKIEEYREKFANPFVAASLGMIDDVIDPRETRIKLKKALEMLRHKKEERPAKKHGNIPL